TAGAAAACGATGATATCAAGGCGGAAAACAGTGCCGAAAAACAGCGCGTAGAGCCGCATACAAATGGGAATGCCGAATATAAAGACGGAATTATTACAGCTGTTTTGCCAAAGCTGTCCTGGAACGTAATCAGGTTAGAAAAACGATAATGCGCTATTAAACTAATAGCTGCTAGCGGAAGGGATAGATTATATGAACATAACAGTAGAAGCATATGGGAAAATCGGCGATAAAGCCGTAGATCAATACAAACTGACGAATGATAACGGAATGGATGTTACGTGTATCAACTACGGCTGCATTATTACAAGCATAGTAACACCAGACAAAAATGGCAGCTTTGAAAATATTGTTCTTGGATACGATTCACTTCAAGAATACGAGCAGGATTCCTACTTTTTAGGAGCGGTTGTCGGCAGGATAGCAGGCAGAATTAAAGGAGCTGGTTTTGAACTGGATGGCAAGCAGTATACACTTGCCAAAAATGACGGAGCAAACCATCTGCACGGAGGAGTAAAGGGCTATAACAGAGTCGTTTGGCAAGCGGAGCCAATAGAAGAGGACGGGGCAGTTGGCGTTAAGTTTACTCATACAAGTCCTGATGGTGACGAAGGCTATCCAGGTGAGCTGAGGCTAACAGTATCCTACTTGCTCAATAATGATAACGAATTAAGCATTACTTACGCAGGTACAGCAGATCAAAAAACAATCGTCAATTTAACAAACCACTCTTACTTCAATTTAAGCGGAAATCTTAAAAGAGATGTCCTAAACCATAAGCTGACAATAGCTGCTGACCGTTTTCTGGAATTGGATGGAGAACTGATTCCCACAGGTGTCCTAGCAAACGTGGAAGATACAGTTTTTGACTTTAGGGAAGGACGACTTATTGCGTCTGGTGCTGAATCAAGAGATGAACAAATATCACTTGCAGGTGGCGGCTATGATCATCCATTCCTTTTGAATAAAGAGAAGACGGACGAAATTCTGTTAACGGAAGAAGAGTCAGGCAGAACTTTGACAATCAGTACAGATGAAGCTGGTGTTGTGTTATATACTGGCAATCAAATTGACGAGTCCAGCAGATTTTTTGAAGTTCCGGCAAAACGATACCATGGACTTTGCCTAGAAACACAAGGACTTCCAGATGCAATCAATCAACCTGAATTTCCGACATGGGTAATGGAGGCAGACGAGGAATTTAAAAGAAAAACAACTTACACTTTTGGAACATTATAATAAATAAACACGTGGACTTGGCGGGTGTTAGAGGAGGAGTTTGCAATGGAAAATTTTGTTGCCGAAATTCATGATCTATTTAAAACATGCAGCTGCGGAAATCATCATAATGACATACCGATTGAAACAATTATGGCAGAGAACGGAGCTCTGAACAAAGTAGCTTCCTTCCTGGCTGAAAAGTCTTTTGGCAGTCCGAAAATCGTTGCTGACAGCAATACGATGACTGCGGCGGGAGATAAATTGACAGAGCTGCTTAACTCAGCAGGTTTAGCGGTAACATCCTGTGAAGTAACTCCAGATGAGAACGGAGATGTAGTAGCAGATGAAAAGGCACTTGTTCAAGTGCTGCTTGAAACAGGGAGAAACAGCGATTGTATGATAGCAGTCGGTTCAGGGACAATTCATGATATTACCCGCTTTTGCAGCGCTACATTAAATATACCATTCATTTCTATACCTACTGCACCTTCCGTTGATGGATTTACTTCACTGGGAGCGCCGCTCATTGTTAGGGGTGTGAAGAAAACATTTCAAATGACATCACCTATAGCAGTATTTGCTGATATTGATGTCTTAAAAAAGGCACCGAAAGAGATGATTGCAGCAGGTGTCGGCGATATGATTGCCAAGTACACGTCTCTAGCTGATTGGAAGTTTGAGCGTTATGCAGCGGATGTTCCTTATTGTGAGCTTTCTGCTGAATTAACTCAGCTCGCATTGGATGAATGTGTTGCCAATATCGAAAAAATAGCGAAAGCAGAGGACGAAGGCATCACCATCTTAATAGAAAGTCTTATCAAGTCAGGCATCGCCATGCTTGTCTTCGGGCAATCACATCCAGCTTCAGGAGGAGAACATCATTTATCTCATTATTGGGAAATGGACCTTTTGAAAAACAATCGTCCCCAAGTCCTGCATGGAGCGAAGGTTGGCGTTACTACTATATTGTTAAGCTCCATATATAAGAGTGAGTTTCTTAATGAACTGGACAATATATTAGAGAATGGCGAAATACAAGAAAAGCATGGTAAAGTGTTGGCTAATTTAAGAGAGAATAAAGACAAAGTGAAAGAAATACTTGAAGCGATACCTGATCCTGAAAGCACTAAAAGGCTGATTGAAAATTTAGGTGGGCCAGTTTTGCCAAATGAACTAGGCATCTCGGAGTCATTAGTGCACGACAGTCTAAAACATGCCCACCATCTTAGAGACCGTTACACAGTCTTGAAGTTTTTGAATGTAGTGTTACAAACAGAGTATGATTTTGCGGCAAAAGCATAATACAAAAAAACCTGCTGTTTAAAACAGCAGGTTTTTTTGTATTATGAATGGTTAACTTTTGAATATCTATCCAAAACTGTTGTGAAAATAAGTACCAAGAATCATTTTCAATAAAAACAAAAATAAATAGAGGAAAACACCTTTATTTGTAAAATATTTAGGTTGGTAGACAATTTTTTCAGTATTTACAGCTCTTATTCACTATTAATAACAAAAATGCACCAGAGATAGACAGGAAACCTATCCTTTTTATCTCTTTATCTCCAAAAATATGAAAAAATAAAGAGGAAAACGGTTGACTGAAAGCGTTATCCGTATTATGATGTAATCATAAATTATCAAAACATAACCAAAACATAACAACAAGATGATGATAGTATGAATAAGTTTTCCCAATATATTTATGAACTGCAGTATCAGCAGACAGAATAAAGTGAGAAGGGAAGCAATACAATCAACTTATTAGCTGTTCAAACAGCCGAAATAATATCTGGAGGAGGAAATGAAGATGTCTACAGTTACAGCAGAAAAACTGAAAAACTATATTAATGGTGAGTGGGTTGAAAGCAATACTTCTGTTTACGAAGAGGTATTTAACCCTGCTACAAAAGAAGTCATCGGTCGTGTTCCTATTTCCACTAAGGAAGATATTGAGCAGGCAACAGAAGCTGCAAAGGCAGCATTTGAAAAATGGAAGAATGTCGCGGTGCCAAGAAGAGCTAGAATATTATTCAACTATCAGCAGCTGCTTATGAAAAATAAAGAAGAGCTGGCAAGGCTGATTACAATTGAAAATGGAAAAAACTTAACAGAGGCTTTGGGAGAAGTACAAAGAGGAATTGAGAATGTAGAATTTGCAGCAGGTGCACCAACATTAATGATGGGTGACTCACTTGCTTCCATTGCAACAGATGTTGAAGCGACAAACTATCGTTACCCAATCGGTGTAGTCGGCGGAATTGCACCATTCAACTTTCCAATGATGGTGCCATGCTGGATGTTCCCAATGGCAATTGCTCTTGGCAATACTTTCATCTTAAAGCCATCTGAGAGAACACCGCTGTTAACAAGAAGATTAGTAGAGTTGTTCACAGAAGCAGGATTACCTAAAGGGGTATTCAATGTAGTTTATGGAGCACATGATGTTGTAAACGGCATCTTGGAGCATCCTGAAATTAAAGCAATCTCTTTCGTCGGCTCAAAGCCGGTTGGTGAGTATGTTTATAAAAAAGGTTCAGAGAACTTAAAGCGTGTTCAAGCACTGACAGGTGCAAAAAACCATACAATCGTCCTGAATGATGCTAACTTGGAAGAAACAGTCACTAATGTTGTTTCAGCTGCATTCGGTTCAGCTGGTGAACGCTGCATGGCATGTGCTGTCGTTACAGTAGAAGAAGGCATTGCAGATGAGTTTATGGCTGCATTAAAAGCGAAAACAAGCAGCATCAAAATTGGAAACGGCTTGGAAGACGGTGTGTTCTTAGGTCCTGTTATCAGAGAGGAAAATAAACAAAAAACATTAGGTTATATCGAAAAAGGTATTTCCGAAGGCGCAAACTTGATTGCAGACGGTCGACAAAATGCTCCAGAAGAAGGATATTTCGTTGGACCAACAATCTTTGATAATGTCACAACAGATATGACAATCTGGAAAGAAGAAATATTTGCTCCTGTATTGTCCGTCATCCGTGTGAAAAACTTAAAAGAAGCGGTCGAGATTGCGAACCAGTCAGAATTCGCAAACGGTGCATGCCTATTTACATCCAATGCATCTGCCATTCGCTACTTCAGAGAAAATATTGATGCAGGTATGCTTGGCATTAACCTGGGAGTACCAGCTCCGATGGCATTCTTCCCATTCTCAGGCTGGAAGTCTTCTTTCTACGGTACACTTCATGCAAACGGCAAGGATAGTGTAGATTTCTATACTCGCAAAAAAGTAGTTACAGCAAGATATTTGGCACCGACTTTTGATTGATAGATAGAATGAGAGTTTTTGTGAATTTTTTGGCCTCGATCAGAGTGGAAAACTCTGATCGTAAGGCTTAAGGAGGAAAAACGTATGAGTCAACTGCTGCGAAAATTTCAGCATACGGAAGCAATCGATGGTGTAAAAGTTATTCATAATGTTACGCAAGAAAACTCCCCGCTAAAATATGTTGGTTTTAAATTAATTGAATTATCCCAAAATGCTCAATACAAAGAGACGCTCGGTTTAGAAGAATGCTGCATTGTTGCTGTAACAGGAAAAATTACTGTCAGTGACGGCACAGCTGTATTTGAGAATATCGGCACTCGAGACAGCGTGTTTGAACGGATTCCAACAGACAGTGTCTATGTTTCTAATGGGAATGAATTCACAATCTCTGCAAACAGCAGAAATGCTAGAGTAGCCCTATGTTATTCCCCTTCTGATGAGGCAAAGCCAACGAAGTTGATTAAAGCAGAAGAAAACAGTGTAGAGCATAGAGGGAAATTTAATAACCAGCGCCTTGTCCATAATATCCTTCCCGATTCGCATCCTGCAGCCAACAGCCTTCTCGTTGTTGAGGTCATCACAGAAACTGCGAATTGGTCAAGCTATCCGCCCCACAAACATGACCAGGATAATTTGCCAGAGGAATCATTTTTGGAAGAAACATACTACCATGAAATCGATCCAAGACAAGGATTCCTGTTTCAACGCGTATACACTGATGACCGATCATTAGATGAGACGATGGCAGTTGAAGATGGTGATGTAGTAATTGTGCCTAAAGGTTATCATCCTGTTGGTGTGCCGGATGGATATACATCTTACTATTTAAATGTCATGGCAGGACCGACAAGAATTTGGAAATTCAATAATGATAAAGACCATGAATGGATTTTAAACCGCTAAATTAGGAGGATGCTACCAATGAAATATGAATTCAATTCAGATAAAGAGTTTGACTTAATAGCAATCGGCAGAGCCTGCATCGACTTAAATGCAGTGGAATATAACCGTCCAATGGAAGAGACGATGACATTTTCCAAGTATGTAGGAGGATCACCGGCAAATATAGCAATTGGCAGCAGCAAACTAGGCTTAAAAGCTGGCTTTATCGGAAAAATTGCTGATGATCAGCATGGCCGCTTTATCAAGAGCTATATGCAAGGTGTTGGCATAGATGTTTCTAACATAGTGACAGACACAGAGGGACATAAGACAGGCCTTGCCTTTACAGAAATCAAAAGTCCTGATGAATGCAGTATCCTCATGTACCGTGATGATGTAGCAGATTTATATCTTGAGCCTTCTGAAGTAAACGAAGAATATATCAAAAGAGCAAAGCTGCTGCTTGTATCTGGAACAGCTCTAGCTGCAAGTCCTTCTAGAGAAGCTGTAATTAAAGCAGTCCAACTAGCTAAGAAGAATGGCGTTAAGGTAGCGTTCGAACTAGATTATCGTCCATATACATGGAAATCACAGGAAGAAACAGCTGTTTATTATTCTCTTATTGCAGAGCAAGCGGAAATTATTATTGGTACACGTGATGAGTATGATGTGATGGAAAACAGGAAAGATGGCCGTAATCATGAAACAGTGCAGCATCTTTTTGGCCAAAGTGCTGAATTAATTGTCATTAAGCATGGTGTTGACGGATCATACGCTTATGTGAAATCAGGTGATGTCTTCAGAGCGCAAGCGTATAAGACGAATGTATTAAAAACCTTTGGAGCTGGAGATTCCTATGCATCTGCCTTCTTGTATGCATTAATTTCCGGCAAGGAGATCGGCGAAGCTCTGAAATACGGAAGTGCGTCCGCTTCTATTGTAGTAAGCAAGCACAGTTCATCTGAGGCGATGCCGCAAGTGGAAGAAATTGAGGAACTGATTGCGAAAAATGAAAAGATTGAAGCATCAAGATAGGAGGCAAAAGAATGGAAACGATTCGTTTGACAACTGCACAAGCGCTGGTCAAATTTTTGAATCAGCAGTATATCCATGTTGATGGTAATGAGTTTCCTTTTGTAGAAGGAATCTTCAATGTATTTGGTCACGGAAATGTATTAGGAATTGGTCAAGCCCTGGAACAGGACCGAGG
This DNA window, taken from Niallia sp. Man26, encodes the following:
- a CDS encoding aldose epimerase family protein; protein product: MNITVEAYGKIGDKAVDQYKLTNDNGMDVTCINYGCIITSIVTPDKNGSFENIVLGYDSLQEYEQDSYFLGAVVGRIAGRIKGAGFELDGKQYTLAKNDGANHLHGGVKGYNRVVWQAEPIEEDGAVGVKFTHTSPDGDEGYPGELRLTVSYLLNNDNELSITYAGTADQKTIVNLTNHSYFNLSGNLKRDVLNHKLTIAADRFLELDGELIPTGVLANVEDTVFDFREGRLIASGAESRDEQISLAGGGYDHPFLLNKEKTDEILLTEEESGRTLTISTDEAGVVLYTGNQIDESSRFFEVPAKRYHGLCLETQGLPDAINQPEFPTWVMEADEEFKRKTTYTFGTL
- a CDS encoding sn-glycerol-1-phosphate dehydrogenase — encoded protein: MENFVAEIHDLFKTCSCGNHHNDIPIETIMAENGALNKVASFLAEKSFGSPKIVADSNTMTAAGDKLTELLNSAGLAVTSCEVTPDENGDVVADEKALVQVLLETGRNSDCMIAVGSGTIHDITRFCSATLNIPFISIPTAPSVDGFTSLGAPLIVRGVKKTFQMTSPIAVFADIDVLKKAPKEMIAAGVGDMIAKYTSLADWKFERYAADVPYCELSAELTQLALDECVANIEKIAKAEDEGITILIESLIKSGIAMLVFGQSHPASGGEHHLSHYWEMDLLKNNRPQVLHGAKVGVTTILLSSIYKSEFLNELDNILENGEIQEKHGKVLANLRENKDKVKEILEAIPDPESTKRLIENLGGPVLPNELGISESLVHDSLKHAHHLRDRYTVLKFLNVVLQTEYDFAAKA
- the iolA gene encoding methylmalonate-semialdehyde dehydrogenase, with the translated sequence MSTVTAEKLKNYINGEWVESNTSVYEEVFNPATKEVIGRVPISTKEDIEQATEAAKAAFEKWKNVAVPRRARILFNYQQLLMKNKEELARLITIENGKNLTEALGEVQRGIENVEFAAGAPTLMMGDSLASIATDVEATNYRYPIGVVGGIAPFNFPMMVPCWMFPMAIALGNTFILKPSERTPLLTRRLVELFTEAGLPKGVFNVVYGAHDVVNGILEHPEIKAISFVGSKPVGEYVYKKGSENLKRVQALTGAKNHTIVLNDANLEETVTNVVSAAFGSAGERCMACAVVTVEEGIADEFMAALKAKTSSIKIGNGLEDGVFLGPVIREENKQKTLGYIEKGISEGANLIADGRQNAPEEGYFVGPTIFDNVTTDMTIWKEEIFAPVLSVIRVKNLKEAVEIANQSEFANGACLFTSNASAIRYFRENIDAGMLGINLGVPAPMAFFPFSGWKSSFYGTLHANGKDSVDFYTRKKVVTARYLAPTFD
- the iolB gene encoding 5-deoxy-glucuronate isomerase; the encoded protein is MSQLLRKFQHTEAIDGVKVIHNVTQENSPLKYVGFKLIELSQNAQYKETLGLEECCIVAVTGKITVSDGTAVFENIGTRDSVFERIPTDSVYVSNGNEFTISANSRNARVALCYSPSDEAKPTKLIKAEENSVEHRGKFNNQRLVHNILPDSHPAANSLLVVEVITETANWSSYPPHKHDQDNLPEESFLEETYYHEIDPRQGFLFQRVYTDDRSLDETMAVEDGDVVIVPKGYHPVGVPDGYTSYYLNVMAGPTRIWKFNNDKDHEWILNR
- the iolC gene encoding 5-dehydro-2-deoxygluconokinase, which produces MKYEFNSDKEFDLIAIGRACIDLNAVEYNRPMEETMTFSKYVGGSPANIAIGSSKLGLKAGFIGKIADDQHGRFIKSYMQGVGIDVSNIVTDTEGHKTGLAFTEIKSPDECSILMYRDDVADLYLEPSEVNEEYIKRAKLLLVSGTALAASPSREAVIKAVQLAKKNGVKVAFELDYRPYTWKSQEETAVYYSLIAEQAEIIIGTRDEYDVMENRKDGRNHETVQHLFGQSAELIVIKHGVDGSYAYVKSGDVFRAQAYKTNVLKTFGAGDSYASAFLYALISGKEIGEALKYGSASASIVVSKHSSSEAMPQVEEIEELIAKNEKIEASR